The following are encoded in a window of Pseudalgibacter alginicilyticus genomic DNA:
- a CDS encoding RagB/SusD family nutrient uptake outer membrane protein translates to MKILKYIFLATTVLTFTACDDILEPDLDGTLSEDAVWNNTRLAFAVLDKAYNNLPNGYNRISGAMLASATDDAVNADPLSNIHSFNDGTWSSFNIIEDVWSKNFEGIRIANNFLEKIDDLPLPKEPTALGTSESIYNTRERMKGEARFLRALFYFELVKRYGGVPLTYKELTPEEAASLPRSTADECFEFIFKQCDSAATMLPRKYGALPAVVGFNDAKDLGRATVGAALALKSKASLFWASPLFNPTNDVSRWEQAAELADMVIKLTVNEDGSGGNLYSLPSFNTETNMSTLFSTNTLLPLYNSEIIFSTKYYDNTTVENQNGPISFSAQGLTNPTQNLVDAFPMSNGIAISDPASGYDPENPYANRDPRLAMTVLTNGTELSLNDRVSEIETFVGGADGPEAYPNASQTGYYLQKFIMPQAVWQGRTVNVTRTWIISRLGEMFLNFAEARNEAVGPDSDVLFALRSLRFRAGISRAYVPTGMSQDEMREFIRNERRIEMAFEEQRFFDIRRWKLLDDPSQRDAFLTIRGVEIIKDTQDNLTYNFNKKIEDRVFNSDNMYLYPIPESELLKSDVLEQNPNW, encoded by the coding sequence ATGAAAATCTTAAAGTATATATTTTTAGCAACCACAGTTTTAACATTTACAGCTTGTGATGATATTTTGGAACCTGATTTGGATGGCACGTTAAGTGAAGATGCTGTTTGGAATAATACCAGACTGGCCTTTGCTGTATTAGACAAAGCATATAATAATTTACCTAATGGTTATAACCGAATATCAGGTGCAATGCTTGCATCAGCAACAGATGATGCTGTAAATGCAGACCCATTAAGTAATATTCATAGTTTTAACGATGGCACTTGGAGCTCGTTTAATATTATAGAGGACGTATGGTCTAAAAATTTTGAAGGGATACGTATAGCAAATAATTTCTTAGAAAAAATTGATGATTTACCATTGCCTAAAGAGCCTACAGCATTAGGAACTAGTGAAAGTATTTACAATACACGTGAGCGCATGAAAGGTGAAGCACGTTTCTTAAGAGCTTTATTTTATTTTGAATTAGTTAAGCGTTACGGAGGTGTGCCTTTAACTTATAAGGAATTAACACCAGAGGAAGCTGCAAGTTTACCTCGTTCAACAGCTGATGAATGTTTCGAGTTTATTTTTAAACAATGTGATTCTGCAGCAACCATGTTGCCTCGGAAATATGGAGCGCTTCCAGCTGTTGTAGGATTTAATGATGCAAAAGATTTAGGAAGAGCTACCGTTGGAGCGGCTTTGGCTTTAAAATCTAAAGCATCTCTTTTTTGGGCAAGTCCTTTATTTAATCCTACTAATGATGTTAGTCGTTGGGAACAAGCTGCAGAATTAGCGGATATGGTTATCAAATTAACAGTTAATGAAGATGGTTCTGGTGGGAACCTTTACAGTTTGCCTAGTTTTAATACAGAAACAAACATGTCTACTTTGTTTTCAACCAACACACTATTGCCTCTTTATAATAGTGAAATAATTTTTTCAACTAAATATTATGATAATACTACAGTTGAAAACCAAAATGGTCCTATTTCATTTAGCGCACAAGGCCTTACCAATCCTACGCAGAATTTAGTAGATGCTTTTCCTATGAGCAACGGTATTGCTATTAGCGATCCAGCATCTGGGTATGATCCGGAAAATCCATACGCCAACCGCGATCCAAGATTGGCTATGACTGTACTGACTAATGGTACTGAATTGAGCTTAAATGATAGGGTTAGTGAAATTGAAACTTTTGTTGGGGGGGCTGACGGACCAGAAGCATATCCAAATGCATCGCAAACAGGATATTATTTACAAAAATTTATAATGCCTCAAGCTGTTTGGCAAGGGCGTACGGTTAACGTTACACGAACTTGGATTATATCTCGATTGGGAGAAATGTTTTTAAATTTTGCAGAAGCTAGAAATGAAGCCGTAGGGCCAGATAGTGATGTGTTGTTTGCACTCAGATCTTTACGTTTTCGTGCAGGTATTTCACGTGCTTATGTCCCTACAGGGATGAGTCAAGATGAGATGCGCGAATTTATTAGAAATGAAAGACGCATTGAAATGGCTTTTGAAGAACAAAGGTTTTTTGATATTCGTCGTTGGAAATTGTTAGATGACCCTAGCCAACGTGATGCATTTTTAACCATAAGAGGCGTAGAAATAATTAAAGATACACAAGATAACTTAACATATAATTTTAATAAGAAAATCGAGGATCGTGTTTTCAATTCAGATAATATGTATTTATATCCAATACCTGAATCAGAATTACTAAAAAGTGATGTTTTGGAGCAAAATCCAAATTGGTAG
- a CDS encoding SusC/RagA family TonB-linked outer membrane protein, with the protein MMNRNKMSFGHVKRFAFILLFGFCQIVLYGQNSKEINGTVVDESGIPLPGVTILAKGLNFGATTDFDGQFTITVPSENTVLVFSYVGFITTEKSASDSSFEVVMVQDIQSLNEVVIVGYGEQKKATVTGSISTLKGAELTEVPTSNLSTAVTGKLSGVVTIQTSGRPGADAANIYIRGLSTWVDSSPLIIVDGVERASFSQIDPNEVESISVLKDASSTAVYGVRGANGVILITTKRGKEGVQNISFTAELGGQTPVNIPNFLNSYDHLQLLKVAMINDGKDPSTEPLLSDESLEGFRLNQDPYLYPNIKWYDEVVKPMALIQKYNMNVSGGTKRVKYFVSMGYLNQSGMFKYTDMHDRYNPDTYYKRFNFRSNLDFTINKYQTLSVNVSGRSGEQNGFPNESNVFQTLIAKAPYLYPIFNPDGTYGANIQEPNPIVKIANSGYDNTRTNDYDVVGTLKNDLSFVTDGLELLMNMSYNSSVGSTKSYREQADSYYYNPGTQEYQQIIEFSPLSYSGETSTGSYRNIGLQFQLKYGKTIGKSELNTTLVYNQQNERYSANSPFVLMGYAGRVEYNYDSKYLAEFNIGYNGSENFAPGNQFGVFPAGSFGYVISEEPFMKSLKPVIDFLKIRGSVGLVGNDKVGGDRFLWQGLYSYTAPGSIGSYQNYSFGTTNPSNTGGLVESRSENRNLTWETSLKRNIGIDAKLFKNNLLNITFDLFDEHRTDILMSARSLLNTTGIPSPQYNIGETKNSGFELELNHKNNIGDFEYSVRGLYSFARNEVVDRDDPSGTPDYQKLAGYRIGQYRGYQVLGYFTSEEDIANSPDQSSLGGPIIPGDLKYLDYDEDGQITSADIVPIGYSNIPEIVYSISPEVKWKGFTLSAMLQGAANSSVLFVSNAGYEFGGSAGGGQVTETHKDYWTVDNPNASYPSLHSNATHSNKNTNSFHLKSGNYLRLRNVRLSYSIPESFCNKLKINSINVSISGNNLKTWSEIDDFDPETVSSDGSKGEVYPQQSIYNFGVNIKL; encoded by the coding sequence ATGATGAATAGAAATAAAATGTCATTTGGACATGTAAAGCGATTTGCTTTCATACTATTGTTTGGATTTTGCCAAATAGTTCTCTATGGGCAAAACAGCAAGGAGATAAATGGAACTGTAGTTGATGAATCAGGTATTCCGTTACCAGGAGTTACTATTCTTGCTAAAGGTTTAAATTTTGGAGCAACTACTGATTTTGATGGACAATTTACCATAACGGTACCATCAGAAAATACTGTTCTGGTGTTTTCGTATGTTGGTTTTATCACTACCGAAAAATCGGCTTCAGATTCTTCTTTTGAAGTTGTTATGGTTCAGGATATTCAGTCTTTAAACGAGGTAGTAATAGTTGGTTATGGTGAGCAAAAGAAAGCAACTGTTACAGGATCTATTAGTACCTTAAAAGGAGCAGAACTTACTGAAGTTCCAACGTCAAATTTAAGTACAGCTGTAACAGGTAAATTATCTGGTGTGGTAACCATTCAAACATCTGGTCGTCCAGGAGCAGATGCTGCCAACATATACATTAGAGGGCTTTCTACTTGGGTGGATAGTTCACCGTTAATTATTGTTGATGGTGTAGAACGTGCTAGTTTTTCACAAATTGATCCTAATGAAGTAGAAAGTATTTCAGTACTAAAAGATGCTTCTTCAACAGCTGTGTATGGTGTAAGAGGAGCTAATGGTGTCATTCTTATAACTACAAAACGAGGGAAAGAAGGGGTTCAGAACATAAGTTTTACGGCCGAACTCGGTGGACAGACACCTGTTAATATTCCAAATTTTTTAAATTCTTATGATCATCTACAACTTCTAAAGGTGGCCATGATTAACGATGGTAAAGATCCAAGTACTGAGCCATTACTTTCAGATGAATCATTGGAAGGTTTTCGGTTAAATCAAGATCCTTATCTCTATCCAAATATTAAATGGTATGATGAGGTTGTTAAACCTATGGCGTTAATACAAAAATATAATATGAACGTATCGGGAGGAACTAAGCGAGTAAAATATTTCGTTTCAATGGGATATTTAAACCAAAGTGGTATGTTTAAGTATACGGATATGCACGATCGTTATAATCCAGATACCTATTATAAACGATTTAATTTTCGTTCTAATTTAGATTTCACTATAAATAAATATCAAACACTTAGTGTAAATGTAAGTGGTCGTTCTGGTGAACAGAATGGTTTTCCTAACGAGAGTAATGTGTTTCAAACATTAATTGCAAAGGCTCCTTATTTGTATCCTATTTTTAATCCAGATGGTACCTACGGAGCAAATATTCAAGAACCTAACCCTATTGTTAAAATTGCTAATAGTGGATATGATAATACACGTACTAACGATTATGATGTTGTAGGAACATTAAAAAATGATTTGAGTTTTGTAACTGATGGTTTGGAGTTGCTTATGAATATGTCATATAACAGCTCTGTTGGGTCAACAAAAAGCTATAGAGAACAGGCCGACTCGTATTATTATAATCCAGGAACTCAGGAATATCAACAAATAATTGAATTTTCACCCTTATCTTATTCAGGAGAAACCAGTACGGGTTCTTATAGAAATATTGGATTACAGTTTCAGCTTAAATATGGTAAAACAATAGGGAAATCTGAATTGAATACTACTTTAGTTTACAACCAACAAAACGAACGCTACTCAGCTAACAGTCCTTTTGTTCTTATGGGTTATGCAGGTAGAGTAGAATATAATTATGACAGTAAGTATTTAGCAGAGTTTAATATAGGATATAATGGATCAGAAAATTTTGCTCCGGGGAATCAGTTTGGTGTTTTTCCAGCGGGATCTTTTGGATATGTTATTTCTGAAGAACCTTTTATGAAGTCACTTAAACCAGTAATAGATTTTCTTAAAATACGAGGTTCAGTAGGTTTAGTAGGTAATGATAAAGTAGGTGGTGATAGGTTTTTATGGCAAGGGCTTTACAGCTATACAGCACCTGGAAGCATTGGAAGTTATCAAAATTATTCATTTGGTACCACGAATCCTTCTAACACCGGTGGCTTGGTTGAGTCGCGTTCTGAGAATAGAAATTTAACTTGGGAAACCTCATTAAAAAGAAATATTGGTATTGATGCCAAATTGTTTAAAAATAACTTACTGAATATTACATTCGATTTATTTGATGAACACCGAACGGACATTCTTATGTCTGCAAGATCTCTTCTTAATACAACAGGTATTCCTTCTCCACAGTATAACATTGGTGAAACAAAAAACTCAGGGTTTGAATTAGAACTGAATCATAAAAATAATATTGGAGATTTTGAATATTCAGTTCGTGGTTTGTACAGCTTTGCTCGCAACGAGGTTGTTGATAGAGATGATCCTTCAGGTACTCCTGATTACCAAAAATTAGCTGGGTATCGTATTGGGCAATACAGAGGTTATCAAGTATTGGGGTATTTTACTTCAGAAGAAGATATTGCTAACTCTCCCGATCAATCGTCTTTAGGAGGACCTATTATTCCAGGGGATTTAAAATATTTGGATTATGATGAAGATGGACAAATAACAAGTGCCGATATTGTTCCAATAGGCTACTCAAACATACCTGAAATTGTTTACTCTATTTCTCCCGAAGTGAAATGGAAAGGTTTCACCTTAAGTGCTATGCTGCAGGGGGCTGCTAACTCATCTGTTTTGTTTGTTTCAAACGCTGGTTATGAGTTTGGTGGTTCTGCTGGTGGTGGTCAAGTTACTGAAACACATAAAGACTATTGGACGGTTGATAATCCAAATGCGAGTTATCCTTCTTTGCATTCCAATGCAACACATAGTAATAAAAACACGAATTCATTTCATCTAAAATCAGGAAACTATTTACGTCTGAGAAATGTAAGACTTAGCTATAGTATACCAGAGAGCTTTTGCAATAAATTAAAAATAAATAGTATCAATGTTTCTATAAGTGGTAACAACCTAAAAACGTGGTCTGAAATTGATGACTTCGACCCTGAAACCGTTTCTAGTGATGGAAGTAAAGGCGAGGTTTACCCACAGCAAAGCATTTATAATTTTGGTGTTAATATTAAACTATAA
- a CDS encoding RagB/SusD family nutrient uptake outer membrane protein has translation MKKRNIYRIMSCIMLLVSVSCTEVFDVEQLDQAPVQDLDFEAVFSDYQQFRRYLDYGYGYMPNNLSRLWNSLVSELSDECEGVGGDVCSPVFNNGAWSADVSSLSGTDYHARNELEFLWNDLFSGIRQANMVIEHIDMVENFPSQDIYDRSLGEAYFLRAYMYFELVKRWGAVPLFDKPLELGVDDLDLPRATYEECIAFIEADCNTAAGLLDLTNSEGDTGRATKGAALALKSRTLLYAARPLNNPENDIDKWKAAADAAWEVINLNQYSLDPDYVNMFFRPDLGTEIIMNRPRTKLTFEQGRPSNNSSFFVRIALPGGNYNGWGVTGVTGSFVDLYEDSNGYPITNAASNYTLTDPYVNRDPRLRMTVLYNDRFWFNKNIELYKSDSQGRQGTEYNKIGYAIAKFWPEAHQRYKGTSTYLNYIFFRYAEILLNYAEAVNEAYGPDGTNPGAGLTAREATTLVRERVNHVPIPLDISSSTDTMRERIINERAIELCFEEQRWYDVISWNRGVEIFGADNPIKGMESTKNADGTFTYEPFVYETRTFKSHMHRYPIPNSEIFKSSVLEQNPEW, from the coding sequence ATGAAAAAAAGAAATATATATAGAATAATGTCCTGCATCATGCTTTTAGTAAGTGTTTCCTGCACCGAAGTTTTTGATGTAGAACAATTGGATCAAGCTCCAGTTCAGGATTTAGATTTTGAAGCGGTGTTTTCAGATTATCAACAATTTCGCAGATATTTAGATTATGGCTATGGTTACATGCCAAATAATTTATCACGCTTATGGAATAGTTTGGTTTCCGAATTGTCTGATGAGTGTGAGGGTGTTGGAGGTGATGTTTGCTCTCCTGTATTTAATAACGGAGCTTGGTCTGCAGATGTTAGTAGTTTGTCGGGAACAGATTATCATGCCAGAAATGAATTAGAATTTTTGTGGAATGATTTGTTTTCAGGGATACGCCAAGCTAATATGGTTATTGAACATATAGATATGGTGGAAAATTTTCCATCTCAAGATATTTATGACCGCTCTTTGGGAGAAGCTTATTTTTTAAGAGCATATATGTATTTTGAACTGGTAAAACGTTGGGGAGCCGTTCCTCTTTTTGATAAGCCGTTGGAATTAGGTGTTGATGATTTGGATTTACCTAGAGCAACATATGAAGAATGTATAGCTTTTATTGAAGCAGATTGTAATACGGCTGCAGGTCTTTTAGATTTAACTAATAGTGAGGGTGATACTGGACGTGCCACTAAAGGGGCAGCGCTGGCACTTAAGTCTAGGACTTTACTATATGCTGCACGTCCATTAAACAATCCAGAAAATGATATAGATAAATGGAAAGCAGCAGCAGATGCAGCTTGGGAAGTTATTAACTTAAACCAATATAGTTTAGATCCTGATTATGTTAACATGTTTTTTCGTCCAGATTTAGGAACCGAAATCATAATGAACCGCCCAAGAACCAAGCTTACTTTTGAGCAAGGACGACCAAGTAACAATTCTTCCTTTTTTGTGCGTATAGCACTACCTGGCGGCAATTACAACGGATGGGGCGTAACAGGAGTAACTGGTTCTTTTGTTGATTTGTATGAAGATTCTAACGGGTATCCTATTACAAATGCGGCATCAAATTACACTCTTACAGACCCTTATGTTAATAGAGATCCTCGCTTAAGAATGACGGTATTATACAACGATAGATTCTGGTTTAATAAGAATATAGAGTTATATAAAAGTGATTCCCAAGGAAGACAAGGGACTGAATACAATAAAATAGGGTATGCCATTGCTAAATTTTGGCCAGAAGCACATCAGCGCTACAAAGGAACAAGCACGTATTTAAACTATATATTTTTTAGATATGCAGAAATACTGCTAAATTATGCAGAAGCGGTAAATGAAGCCTATGGTCCTGACGGAACAAATCCAGGGGCAGGTTTAACCGCTAGAGAAGCTACTACTTTAGTACGTGAGCGTGTAAATCATGTACCTATTCCTTTAGATATATCGTCATCAACTGATACCATGCGTGAACGTATTATTAATGAGCGCGCTATTGAATTATGTTTTGAAGAGCAACGTTGGTACGATGTTATTAGTTGGAATAGAGGCGTGGAAATTTTTGGAGCAGATAATCCAATAAAAGGCATGGAAAGCACTAAGAATGCAGACGGTACATTTACTTATGAACCTTTTGTTTATGAAACAAGAACATTCAAATCACATATGCACCGTTATCCAATACCTAATAGCGAAATATTTAAAAGTAGTGTGTTGGAGCAAAATCCAGAATGGTAG
- a CDS encoding SusC/RagA family TonB-linked outer membrane protein, protein MSKIKIHTILKKVILCFVFLFYASQLVAQSMEEEDRTFELSGTVIDAEGNPLEGVMVTLQEKTELTKTNSNGLFKINVLQDDVVIYSLPGYEIAQKIVESDTENLDVSLQKLLIGETLANVAFGTYNERELSGAFSSTKAHDIRKNAVNTIEQALNGTVAGLHSIKNGSQKFGVSNYNFYLRGLATNGSATPLILVDGIDANINLLDPKEVESITVLKDASELAMYGIRGANGVILIKTKQGSEVSSYMNLELKSGFQTPSYIAPKLNAYQYTTLYNEASTNDGRASVFNTGNYLNPTDVYRYPDSDFPDLFLRNDTESAYQNYTFTTGGGNSKARYFFLVGYMKQGGIFSVPVDFSSVNQTYNERYNFRSNIDVDLGKGFELNTKIVALNDQKRSPNAGGTVNNANNSLFASIMSTPANAYPVLNSDGSYGGDAEYQQNIMGILQSGFRNEATKQLTVKAEITKDLGTLLKGLSLNAVYSFENYNSYYNGESTQFAVYELNPDDTYTQYGTQDTKASSFGGQMTDFYNDATFMAGFNYDNTFGDHELKGSVITHQYTSRVSGDNPDYRWFGTSSRLLYGFKNKYYAQVSGAYQGSNGFASGNRYGFFPSAGASWIISEEDFLKNSEVVNYLKLRASYGLTGNDRSTPRFLYRQAFTRANGYGFGNPNGSVDGTTEGTLANPNATWETAYKTNIGLDLNVLNQALAVTVNYFHEKRTDILVPQSNVVPDLIGVDLPVYNAGEITNAGFDAQLDYNKTFGEFKFNVGANMSYAKSNVVDLKETAYRDEEQYRYLKGNPVDSQFGLVATGIYNSQSEIDADGVVSSYGTLKPGDIRYEDLNGDGIINTADRKAIGNYLPEIIYGLHLGIEYNGFDLYGFAEGATQYNIMVRPDEFSSYAYENRWTTTTGTAQSVFPRVSLESEHNSQTSTFWQEEGKLFRLATVEMGYTFPKQVANSLSISNMRLYVNLDNVFSTTTDRENRDYEATSAGYTQYPLMKTFLLGLSVNL, encoded by the coding sequence ATGAGTAAAATTAAAATACATACAATACTCAAAAAAGTGATATTATGTTTTGTGTTTCTTTTTTATGCTTCACAATTAGTTGCACAGAGTATGGAGGAAGAAGATAGAACGTTTGAGCTATCGGGTACGGTTATTGACGCAGAAGGGAATCCTTTGGAAGGTGTTATGGTAACGTTACAAGAAAAAACTGAGTTAACAAAAACCAATAGTAATGGTCTGTTTAAAATCAACGTGCTACAGGATGATGTCGTAATTTATAGTTTACCAGGGTATGAAATAGCGCAAAAAATAGTAGAATCTGATACTGAAAATTTAGATGTTAGTTTACAGAAGTTATTAATTGGAGAAACTCTTGCTAATGTAGCTTTTGGCACTTATAACGAAAGAGAACTGTCAGGTGCATTTTCAAGTACTAAAGCGCATGATATTAGAAAAAATGCGGTAAACACTATTGAACAAGCTTTAAATGGAACTGTTGCTGGATTGCACTCTATAAAAAATGGAAGTCAAAAATTTGGAGTATCAAATTACAACTTTTACTTAAGAGGTTTAGCTACTAATGGAAGTGCAACACCTTTAATTTTAGTTGATGGTATTGATGCAAATATTAATCTTTTGGATCCTAAAGAAGTTGAGAGTATAACAGTTCTCAAAGATGCAAGTGAATTAGCCATGTATGGCATACGTGGCGCAAATGGTGTAATTCTTATAAAAACGAAGCAAGGTAGTGAAGTTTCAAGTTACATGAACTTGGAGCTTAAATCAGGTTTTCAAACACCCAGTTATATAGCTCCTAAATTAAACGCTTATCAATATACAACGCTATATAACGAAGCAAGTACAAATGATGGTAGAGCATCAGTATTCAATACAGGTAATTATTTAAATCCTACAGATGTTTATCGCTATCCAGATTCTGATTTTCCTGACTTATTTTTGAGAAATGATACCGAATCTGCTTATCAAAATTACACTTTTACAACCGGTGGAGGTAATAGTAAAGCTCGATATTTTTTCTTGGTTGGTTATATGAAACAAGGTGGTATATTTAGTGTGCCTGTTGATTTTAGTTCGGTTAACCAAACCTATAACGAACGTTATAATTTTAGATCAAATATTGATGTTGATTTAGGAAAAGGGTTTGAGTTAAACACAAAAATTGTGGCATTAAACGATCAAAAACGGTCACCTAATGCTGGTGGAACTGTTAATAATGCTAACAATTCACTTTTTGCAAGTATTATGTCAACACCTGCAAATGCTTATCCTGTTTTAAATTCAGACGGTAGTTATGGTGGAGATGCAGAATACCAACAAAACATCATGGGTATTTTACAATCGGGTTTCCGAAATGAAGCGACCAAACAGCTTACAGTAAAAGCCGAGATAACTAAAGATTTGGGGACCCTCTTAAAAGGATTGAGTTTAAATGCCGTATATAGTTTTGAAAATTATAATTCTTATTATAATGGAGAAAGCACTCAGTTTGCTGTTTATGAATTAAATCCAGATGATACATACACCCAGTATGGTACGCAAGATACAAAAGCGTCGAGCTTTGGTGGTCAAATGACCGATTTTTATAATGATGCCACTTTTATGGCAGGATTTAACTATGACAACACCTTTGGCGACCATGAACTCAAAGGGAGTGTTATAACGCATCAATATACGAGCCGTGTAAGTGGTGATAATCCAGACTATAGATGGTTTGGTACTTCATCCCGTTTACTATATGGGTTTAAAAACAAATACTACGCGCAAGTATCAGGTGCTTATCAAGGTTCTAATGGGTTTGCAAGTGGCAATCGTTATGGTTTTTTCCCATCAGCAGGTGCTTCCTGGATCATTTCTGAAGAAGATTTTTTAAAGAATAGTGAGGTAGTAAACTATTTAAAACTTCGAGCAAGTTATGGTCTTACGGGTAACGATAGGAGTACGCCTCGTTTTCTATATCGTCAAGCTTTTACTCGAGCAAATGGTTATGGTTTTGGTAATCCAAACGGGTCAGTTGACGGAACTACTGAAGGTACTTTGGCAAATCCTAATGCTACTTGGGAAACGGCGTATAAAACTAATATAGGCTTAGATTTAAATGTGTTAAACCAAGCCTTAGCAGTAACTGTAAATTATTTTCATGAAAAACGTACCGATATTTTGGTGCCGCAATCTAATGTGGTTCCAGATCTCATTGGGGTAGATTTGCCTGTTTATAATGCAGGGGAGATAACCAATGCCGGTTTTGATGCACAATTGGATTACAATAAAACATTTGGTGAATTTAAATTTAATGTTGGAGCAAATATGAGCTACGCTAAAAGCAATGTAGTTGATTTAAAAGAAACAGCTTATAGAGATGAGGAGCAGTATCGATATTTAAAAGGAAATCCTGTTGATTCACAATTTGGATTAGTAGCTACTGGTATATACAATAGCCAAAGTGAGATTGATGCTGATGGTGTGGTATCTTCTTATGGCACATTAAAACCAGGCGACATTCGCTACGAAGACTTAAATGGTGATGGTATAATAAATACAGCTGATAGAAAAGCTATAGGTAATTATTTACCAGAGATTATTTATGGATTGCATTTAGGTATTGAATATAATGGCTTTGATTTATATGGCTTTGCAGAAGGAGCAACACAATATAATATAATGGTTAGACCTGATGAGTTTTCAAGTTATGCTTATGAAAATAGATGGACAACTACTACTGGTACTGCTCAATCTGTATTTCCTAGAGTGTCTCTTGAAAGTGAACATAATAGTCAAACATCAACATTTTGGCAAGAAGAAGGCAAGTTATTCCGTTTAGCAACTGTTGAAATGGGATACACTTTTCCAAAGCAAGTAGCTAATAGTTTAAGTATAAGCAACATGCGACTTTATGTTAATTTGGATAATGTTTTTTCTACAACTACAGATAGAGAAAACCGTGATTATGAAGCTACAAGTGCCGGATATACACAGTACCCTTTAATGAAAACCTTTTTGTTAGGCTTATCTGTAAATCTATAA